The Pochonia chlamydosporia 170 chromosome 3, whole genome shotgun sequence genome contains the following window.
CTCATCTATCAGCCTCAAACGCCAAACAATGATATGGCCTCTATATCTCCgtcctccttctcccacggTATCTCGTACCGGTTATTTCCATCTCATATAAAGTGCAAACCCGCTCTTTTATCTGTACACCAAAACTCTGTAACTTGGAATAACAGAAAAGTTCAAAATGCCGTGATTCCCCCCAATTCCCTAGCCATGCAGTTTCTATTTTTACAAAATTTGCCGTTCCTGTGATTTACAGGTCTTATTTCTCAACAGGCATAATCTTCTCCAACTGGTGCAGTAACCGCTGGTATAAGAAGAGCATACAGCCGCTCTGGATAAATGTCCAAACACCGCGAGGGCCAACGCCACGGAACCATCCTGCTAGCCCTTCGGTGCGGTATATGACTTTTAGACCGGTAATGACAGATGATGTCTCGAGGGCGATTGCGCCGGGCTGCGGACGATGCGTGCTAGgcgatgatgttgagatgtGACGTTTCTGGGACGCGGCTACCTCTTTCAAGTTCGAGACTTGGTCTGAGGGAGGGTTCACCTGTGTCTGGAGACGGGTCTTGACGACGTCGAGAGGACAGGTGATGACTCCGGCGAGACCACCTGCGGCCGCGCCGGTGAGAAGTTCTAGCGGGACGCCGATGTCGCGACTCTGCTTGTATACTCGTGCCCAGGCGTTGAATTGCTCCCAGAACATGAATTGTAGTGCTGAGAAGGGTAGATCTCGATAGAGGGTCGCTTTGTAACCGTAGAAGAGGGCTGATGCTCCTTCGGTTCGGACAATTGTGCGCGCGGCGTCGACAGTTCCCCGGTAATTGTATCCAGATCTGAAATGCGGGTTGTTGTAGCGTCCTTGGagctggagtctggtcttgaGGACTTCAGAGGGAACGTAAACGACCGAGGCGGCGAGGTCACCAAGGAATCCTGCGAGATGTCAGCACCTTATCGTCCACACATTTGGGAGTGCAAATTCCTGCATAATGACGAAGCCTTACCTGCCGAAAGATATGCCAAGTGATGCTGCAACCCATGATCTATCAAAAATCGCTTGCTCCATTCATATGTGCCGAAAAACATGACCGTGCCGGGAAACGAGCCGCCCAGTGCAGGAATCCACCCTCCGTACAGACCACGTCTAACACCTTCCTGTCTCCATATTGTGTAGTACGACTGTCCCAGAGATGTGTATTTTGATGGAATATTCGGATCGCCTTGCTGCCGCGTCTTGACTGTGTCCAACGAATGCATAAGTAAATCACCGGTTGAGCCTCcaatgccaccagcaatCATAGCCTAGTCAAACAAAGCTCAGTGTCAGTACGGCATCCAATCCACCATCTGCGATAACAACCGGACGAGTAAAACCTACATGGAGATAAGGCGGTCGGCCCTCGGCTTCGACATCTTCGTTTTTCATGGTATGCCGGCTGGCAGTGGCTATGACGCTGCTTCTATCTGACGGCTCCTTTGTGTGAAGGCCAGCATTGCGAGGCGGCTCAGCGAAACCGACGACCTGATCGTCGCTACTGCTACCACCAGCTGACGCAGAGGAGCcggcaaagaagaaattgGAAAGTTGTGAGGCAAGGGGCATGGCCCAGACGCCCACCGGTGTATATCGCCAGGAATGAGCAAGAgtagaaaaaaaaaagtcgtTGGTTCGGAGTTCGCGAGGATGAATCGACACAGGGATAAGCTAGATAAAAacgcaagaagcaaaaagatGAAAATCTAGTACACAGCGCCGAATGAGCGATTGTCGCTGTGCTCGTCTAATTTCGTCGAAGGTCGGGATGGGGTGTTGTGTCGGATGAATgaagcaaagaaagaaaagaatggcaCCTCGTCAATCGTCGAGTTGTCGCGTGTGCTGTCATTGGGCGTCTTGGGACTCGGGGCCTCTGAGCAACTGCAACTGGCGCATAGAAACTTTTTGCTCCGGTGCCGACTTTATCCCCGAgccacttttttttttttcgttgCGTTTCTGTGCCTGGGCGGTGGACGCTTCGGTGTATGGAAGTGACGGAGGGCTGCCATCCATGATCTCGGGGGTCTCGCAAACCTGCCATCCCCGATTTGATGGTCCGTGCACcttcaaacaccagacctgaaCTGATGGCTTGAGGTGCTGTGCTGGAACTGCCGCTGCAGCTGTCGACGTGTAGAAAGCTCAATTTGAAGTGGCAAGGAGCTGCACTGCAACTGCTGACGTATAAATAATCAACCAGCTATTTTATTCAAGCAGGCATTGGGTATTAACATCTAATAGTGTACACGTCTTATACAAATCCGTCGATACAAATACAACATGATTGATTCCCCTTCGTCATTCCACCAACTTCCTCTCATGCTCCCACCACTTCACCTGCCCAAACTTCCTGAACGGATAAACAATGTGCGTGACTCTCCCTGTCAACAGCCTCTTCGACACAGGTCCATACGTATTACTATCCAAGCTCGAGCCAGGCGGCCCATCTCCCACGACCCAAACATGGCCCTGCGGTATCTTGACGGTTGGTACCGGATACGGCTTTTGAGTCCTGACCAcatctccttcaacagcaaccacTCTCTTCACAGCAATGACCTCCGGATGAAATGGACTTCTGTAAAAAAAAGTTAGCCGTTCGATTTCCAGCGACAGATTCCTCCTCAAGACCAGGTGGTCAAATCCCATGGCCCTGCGACAATGTAAACCAACCTCAATGTGACAACCATGCCTCTCTCAAGATCGTCCTGCGGCGACCACTTATAATTCAAAACAACGTCCCTCCGCAGCGTCGAATCCTTATCCTCATTCATAAACGGGTACATGGACGAGCCGTCTACCAGCGTCAACTCCGCAACGTGCATGTTGAACCAGGCGATGACGGGGATCCAGGTCGCAAAACCGACCAATTTCCAGGCCGTGGCTCTAGCATGCCCGGACTGCGGTATTGGTAGGCGCGACCATATCGAACCCGAGGTCATCGGTGCATTGGAGGCCccttggaggcggcggatGGCGCGGGAATCGAGGTGCAATGACCCTTGTTGTGAGGTCCGAGGTTGAGTTGAACTTTTCAAAGTTGAAGGGCCTGCTCAGGTGTTGTCATCAATCTCTAGATGCCGACTGCAACAAGaaagttgagtctggtcctCCATTGGATGGGGGTTGGTGCTAGGTTCTTATCTCCACATGCAGGTGCCAAGTCGCTCCAGCGGCCTGCAGGCCCAGTAATACCGGATTTTAGTGGACGCACAAATCCCCTAGCTCTCAAGTTTGTCTCCTGGGCCAGGAAATGCGCtaagcttcaatgttcaaatgtcaGCAGTTGCCTGGCCTGCATGCAAATTTCAACCACATGCCTACTCTGGGGATTCAAAGCCAATATTTTAAAGTACACAAGCCTATAGTCAAACATATTCACATATCACACTGTGTGCTGCGACGTATCGAGATGTACTCGTATATAGGTGGACATGGGCAACTACTTTTTACCAGACTGTTGATGCTCAATTATGTGTCACTCAAGTTCCCATCACACTCCACGAGCCAGACCATTTACTTGTGCATGTTTTTTTATTGCAATTCAACCGCTTTTCTGCCGCAACGCCCACCACCCGCTACCTCGAAATAGTTACATACACTATGTATCGATGATATCGTGGCCCTTTTTCTCCAAACCCCACAGTACAGTCTACTCCGGACCTTTCTAAATGGTATCCCTCCCTGTAGGCGAATACGGCGTGCTGTCAGCTGCTGCCACATCTTCTGACGAGCTTGGCCATCCCAGGTGAACATATCCTCGCTGCCTGCATGCATATCTAAACTTATTTGCTTCCTTGGATAGGAGCACGAGGAGCCTCATCATCGCTCTCACTAACACTGTCATCGCCGGGGACTTCGGCATTCTCTCTTGCTCTCTCCTCCATAAGAGCCTGCAGCTCTGCTTCATCTCTATCGGTAACAGCCTTGGGCTCCGTCTTGACTTTCAGGTTTCCTTTAGAGGCGACTATGCTTTCTCTCGCACATTCGATAGCCTCTTGCAGCACGGCAATACCCTCATCCTTATCAAAAACAACGGCGGAAAGCACGTAGTGAGGCGCCGAGATAACCTTGGCGCTGATCTCAACAGCCTTTGTGCTCTTATCCTGGGCAGCTCGAAGAGCcttgatgatgccgtcgaTGCCTTCATAGGAGAAGCAGGTGACTTCAAGCTCGGCCAAAACCTTGACGCGCTGTGGTGTGAGACGCTTGGTGATGTAGTCCTTCAGCTCGTCCTCGGCACCTTTGCTTGGGAAAGCAATGTCGGTCCAGACTGAGGGGTTGCTATACACAATGTTAATATTTTTGACCAAGCTCCAAGCGAATATTGTTTGACAACTTACGTAATGGAAAGCTTGAACGCATCGACAGCGTGTCCGAATTTACGGTTCAACGGCCAAGCAATGGTCTCGTACAGGGTCTCAACAGGGGTCTGAGTTTTGTCGGCAACGTGTCTCATGATCAAGTGGACGGTCTTGCTCTTGTTGTATCGCTCCTCGCACTTGGCGGCTTCTTCGGCAGACACACGACGCTTGGAGAGATCAATATACCCTGTCTCCATTATTAGCCTCTCCAAAATTTTTGACCCTCATCTCTACTGTCTCTGACAAGAGATTCACGCACCTTTCTCCTTGTCCACACGCAGCACGACGGCAACTTCGTCACGACCGACTCTGACGAGCTTCTGAATACTTCTGATACGTCGTCGGGACAATTCAGAAAGCAGAATCATGCCATCGATGTTGTCGTACTCCAAAAGCTTGACATAAGCACCCATTTCGGCGATCTGTCCACATATTATTGTCAGGTCCGTTGCCCctccatgccatgctgcGACTGATGGTCTTCAGACTCACCTGCTTGACATTGACCATGACACAGCTATCGACCGCCGGGTACTTCTCCTCGTAAAAACGGCAATTGGTGAACGACATTTTGGCGGTGTCGCGTATATCGCTAGCAGTATGAAAATTCGTCTATTCGTTCGGTTTTCCTGGGAGCAGAGAAGAGAGGAGGGGTTTGCTGGAAGCAGCTTGCGCCGATAATTTTGCGGGTGCAAAATTGTTCCCAAGACAGTCGTTCGCCAAACACGGATATTTGTTGAGGAGGCTTTAAAATTTCAAGTGTCGAGGAAATAAAGTGCGCCTTGTGCCGATCTTCGAGTTCGTCGTGCGGGCAGCTGCAATCGTGGGGTCGTGAGAaggatgaggttgtcgaAGAGTCACAAGTTTGAAATTTGGCAAAGTCCCACGAATGGATGGTGGGGTATGTGGTTGATGTTAGCTGGGCACATATTTGGGGCAGCAGCCCCCACCATGAAGACTCATTGTGGACAGCATTCTAGGTGACCTAACCTCCAAAAAGTAAGCCTAAGTCCGTATAAAATTCACTTAAATATGTTTACATTTTAAAATGCTCTTTATTAATAATGTAGTCTTAGAATAAGCATATTGCTCGCTTTTGATTCTTAGATTTTGCCAGTCTGGCTTGCAGATGAGAAACTGGTGCCATAAGTGGGCATCTTGGGTATCATGCCAAAAATGCGACCATACGCCACACTTTTTGTTTGCGCAACTGAGCCACACCAAGATAAACCAACTcaactacctacctaggtaggtaggtagttaTATGGTGCTGCAGGCTTTCAGTACTACGTAGTTTTCTGGTGACCCTGTTGCCATGAGAAATTCATGTTCATCCCTATGTTTTGCTCATATAGAATCTAGTAGCCTTCCAAGTACTCGGCTCACTACGCCTGATCACAAACCCATCCACGCCCAATGATACCTGATAACTCCGCAACAACCACTATCACCACGTGACCAGCAACTCACCTCACCAAGCTCCCAGGCTATCAACAGTCCGAATCAGAAC
Protein-coding sequences here:
- a CDS encoding mitochondrial carrier protein (similar to Cordyceps militaris CM01 XP_006672391.1), giving the protein MPLASQLSNFFFAGSSASAGGSSSDDQVVGFAEPPRNAGLHTKEPSDRSSVIATASRHTMKNEDVEAEGRPPYLHAMIAGGIGGSTGDLLMHSLDTVKTRQQGDPNIPSKYTSLGQSYYTIWRQEGVRRGLYGGWIPALGGSFPGTVMFFGTYEWSKRFLIDHGLQHHLAYLSAGFLGDLAASVVYVPSEVLKTRLQLQGRYNNPHFRSGYNYRGTVDAARTIVRTEGASALFYGYKATLYRDLPFSALQFMFWEQFNAWARVYKQSRDIGVPLELLTGAAAGGLAGVITCPLDVVKTRLQTQVNPPSDQVSNLKEVAASQKRHISTSSPSTHRPQPGAIALETSSVITGLKVIYRTEGLAGWFRGVGPRGVWTFIQSGCMLFLYQRLLHQLEKIMPVEK
- a CDS encoding eukaryotic translation initiation factor 2 alpha subunit (similar to Metarhizium acridum CQMa 102 XP_007807640.1), with amino-acid sequence MSFTNCRFYEEKYPAVDSCVMVNVKQIAEMGAYVKLLEYDNIDGMILLSELSRRRIRSIQKLVRVGRDEVAVVLRVDKEKGYIDLSKRRVSAEEAAKCEERYNKSKTVHLIMRHVADKTQTPVETLYETIAWPLNRKFGHAVDAFKLSITNPSVWTDIAFPSKGAEDELKDYITKRLTPQRVKVLAELEVTCFSYEGIDGIIKALRAAQDKSTKAVEISAKVISAPHYVLSAVVFDKDEGIAVLQEAIECARESIVASKGNLKVKTEPKAVTDRDEAELQALMEERARENAEVPGDDSVSESDDEAPRAPIQGSK